The DNA window TTGAATCTAACAAGACGCCTGGGTCCCAGACACCTGGGAATTGGGTCTCCCAATTCCCTTTGGTTTTGGAGGGAGGAgtttaaagctgttcttgggagCAGGAGGGACTCAAGGGTGGCAGTGGTGAGAGGGAGGAAATACACTTTGGGATGACTGGTTCAGTCCTGAGAGAGGGGTGTGAATTACCCGGGGAATGGGTAGGGAAGGTTTAAAGCAACACccaaggaaagaagggaaactCTTGTAGTGATTCAACCCTGAGAACAGATGGAGAGTGGGGTTGGCTGTCCCCCATGGATGGATGAAAGGTCACCTATCAGTAGTCACCAGGACATAGTGGTGGAGGCACAAATGGCCAAGGAGTGCTCATTTGGTGGAGTCTGGGAGAAAGGCTGTTATTTAGTGTATGTGTAGTAGAGGGAGCGCAGCTGGTCccagaagaagagggagaggatggtGTGGGGGCCGAGGCGGAAGTAGGAGGCACCTATACCCTTGTACATGCCAAAAATGCCCTCGGTCCGAGCTGTCTGCAGCAGAGCATCCAGTATCCCCCGGTACATGAGGCCCTGAGAGCATgtcagagagggagggagagcacagaGAAGGAGTTTGTCAGAGCCCACCAGGGGCAGCTCCTCCACAGGCTGCATTTCAGGCTATCCCACCTGCACCCACAATCTGCCTCCCCGAACCCCTGCTTCCCTGCCTGCATCCCAGGGCACTTCCTTACCTTGCCCTGTGCATCTGTGGGCTGGTTGTAGAGCCTTGTGCAGGCCACATCAAAGGGTGCCATGGCTAAGACCACTGCAATGCCACTCACCATGGCAGCCACCAGAGCCAACTTCCAGCTCTGAGGAGGAAAGATCTAAGGGGGTAGAGAGGAAGAGCATTGTCAACCCGCCAGCCATTCCACCCCAAGGACAGGACAGTCCCTGCCCTGGGGACAGAGATGCTGGTAACTCGGGGAGCTTCCACTGCACCAGTTTTAACAGTGCAAAAACACTGAGAAGGAGGAAGGCCAGGGTACCCTGAAGGCTCAGGTACCCCTTCTGGGAGGAAGTGACAAGAGAACTGTGGGAAGGGTCTAAAGAGTCAGTGACCTCCAAGCTCTCCTGCCACTCCCTCACCTTGGAATGTTGGGCACCATCCCCTCCAGGGCCCAGTGCAGCttgccctcccctttcccccttcccgAAACAGACCCACCCATTTCCCAGGCAGTACCTCCCACTGGCTCAGGAGGTCCTTGGTGGATGAGAAGGTGCACAGCTGGGTGGAGGAACCGACGATAACTCGGGGCAGGCCGCCCAGAGCCCCACGCCACAACCCCACCAGACCATGTTTCTGGCCAATCTCGGTTAGCGCCTGAAACATGCCCTAGTGTGGGGAAGACCAGGGGGTGGGGTTCAGACAGCCGAGCATCAGGGGCTGCCATCCTAACACTGCCAAGGATGGGTGCTTAATAGGAACATGTTGTCCAGACAACCAGTTCAATGTGGGCTTAGAGCCAGAACGGGGGCCCTTGGTTGTCTAGCCACCCCATTGTTCCCTCCCTGGGCACCCAAGAACTGGGGCGGGATGCATGGAAGTGAAGGCATTCACTGGTCAGGAGAAACGGGGGCAGAAAATTAGAGGAACTGGAATACATATTGGAAAAAGgcgttgggcgtggtggctcacgcctctaatcctagcactttgggaggccaaggtgggcagatcacctgaggtcaggagtttgagactagcctggccaacgtggtgaaaccccatctctattaaaaatacaaaaattgccaggtgcagtggctcacgcctataatcccagcactttgggaggccgaggcgggcggatcatgagttcaggagttcgagaccagcctgaccaacatggtgaaaccccgtctctactaaaaatacaaaaattagctggatgtggtggcacatggctgtaatcccagctactcaacaggctgcagcaggagaatcacttgaacctggcaggccgaggttgcagtgagtggaggctgtgccactgcactccagcctgggcaacagagcgagactctgtctcaacaaaacaaaacaaaacaaaatttagctgggtgtggtggtgcacacctgtagtcccagctacttgggaggctgaggcaggagaatcgcttgaacccaggaggcagaggttgcagggagctgagatcatgccactgcacttcagcctgggcaacagagtgagcctccgtctgaaaaaaaaaaaaaaaaaaaaaaaaagggaaagagggtCTGGGTAGGCTCCAGGGGCAAAATGTGACAGAACCAATGGGTTGAGCAGAGCAGCGGCTGGGATTGGAGCTGTTGGGTGGGTACAGGCAGAAAGctaggggaaaagagaaaggatgaTCAGGGACTTTGGCAGACTTGGGAACTCTCACCTGATGCTTATACTGGTGCCCTACAGCAATTTCTGAGGCTGCCTGTGCCTGCAGGTGTGTCTTCACCTGCGAACAAGAGAATATCATAGCCTATGCCCCAGTGGCCGTCCTCCTACCTCAGAACCAAATGTCTGACCGCCTCACATTTCCTCTAGGGTGTTCAGCAATGAATATCCTCTTATTCTCATAATTATTGTTGTTCCTACTTAACAAATTGGTTAAcaaaaagactctgtctctaggcTCCAGCTGCGGGGGGATGCATCTCCCAGCACTGTAAGACACCACACCCCCCCCTTTATATCCTTCTTCCCTTGGGGCTAGCAGTTGGGGGTGGAGTGGTTGGAGAATGGCAAGATTTCCTAAGGCATGTTAGGCAAGACCTGGGTGTCCAGCCTGTCATGCCAGCTCCCATTCCCAGACTGGATCTCCAGCCACCACTTCTATCAGGCTCCCCATCAGACTCTGGGCAAAACTTGCTCTCTAGCCCCCACTCCCCATAAAAGTATCTAGTCGATTTTGGAGAGACCACTGTCCCTGAAACTCAAACCCTGAGAACGGGACCAGACTGCCTCTGCTACAGGACGTACTACTTCCCAGTCTCTTTTGCTCTTAGGAGCACTGAGCAGGGCCTAGTCCTAGCAATaaacagctgtgtgaccttgagtggatcacttcccctttctgggcctcaggctCTTGACCCTTCACCTATACTAGATAACTCAAAGGGGCAGACGTTGAGATTGTTAATTCTGTAATGCCCAGGATCTTCCTGATCCCTACACTCTCTGACGTATGTTAAATTCCTTATCCTCCCCTTCACAAGTCCAACCTCAATATCTacacataataataaaaacaatgctACCAAATGCTTACTCTCTGCCAGGATTCACACTAATGCTTCCATGTCTACCGCATTTGTCTCCCTCCATCCTCCCAATAATCACACAGAAAGGCTacaattattaccattttacagatgtggcaACTGAAGCTCACCAACTAGTAATTTTCAAAGCCAGGACTTTAGTTCCAGAAAGACTGATTCCAAAGCccataatctctctttttttttctcctttgagacagagtcttgctctgtcgtccaggctagagtgtagtggcgtgatctcggctcactgcaagctctgcctcccgggttcacacaattctcctgcctcaacctcctgagtagctgggactacaggggcctgccaccacgtccggctattttttttgtattttttagtggagacggggtttcaccgtgttagccaggacggtctggatcttctgaccttgtgatccgcccgccttggcttcccaaagtgctgggattacaggcgtgagccacggtgatCGGCTCCAAAGTCGATAATCTTAATCAATACATTCAATCGTGTCCATCAGATGGGTGTGTATAGGGCAGGTCAGAAGACTCCAAAGCCTACCAGATCTTTCCTGATGCCCTTTCCTGCTTGCAGTGGGGTAGCACCCTGCCACCTATGCCCTTGGGAAAGACCAGGCTCCAATTCTACAACAAGGATCTGCCCTGAAGGTCCCAGGCAAGAATCCTCTTCTTACCATGTAGATGGGGCTCCCCAAGTAGGCTCCCATGATCCCAGCCATGGCCCCAGCTGCTGCGCTGCGGGCAGGACTATAGGTGCCTTCGGCTGTGTGCAGGTAGCCCCCAGCCTCAGCCAGTCCATAGGTGCCCAGTCGGATGCCATTCATCAGGAACTGGTATAAGAGGGCGGGGGCCAGGCCTTTCTGCAGGGCAGCCAGGCCATCCACCTTGCCGATGGTGATGAATGCATGGAAGACATTTCGGTAGTGCCGCTGGTATGTGCCAGGGGCCTGCAGTTCTCCCTGCAACTGCATCCTGGTCTTCACCACCTCCAGGGGATTGGTGAACACACAGGCCCCGCAGGCTGCCAGGCCACTCATCAAGAAGTCCATGGTGGGTAACTGTAGCAGGGACTGGCCCAAGAGTAAGAGGGTAAAAATGGGTGTCAGAAAGCGGGGTTGGAAGACAGGGGAAGGCCTGTTTCAGCAGTACAGGCTGCAGAAGGTAAGAATTTAGGTTTGCAGTCAAGGGTGTCAGGGTCAAATGTCAAGTGGTCAAATGGAAGTAGTCAGCTGGAAATTGGGAGTCAGGAGCTGGCAAGCAGGGAAGAGACAGAAATCCAGGAGATTCTGGTGAGAAGCTTATGGCAGAACCCTCTGAGGTCAAGGAGGGGCAAAAGACAGAAGGTGACAGGTGGGATGGCTCAGGATGGCGGGCGACGGGGGCAGGGGAGTAGAGGAGGGAACCGCGGAGTTGGGAGATGGAAGCCAggcaggcaggaaaaagaaagccAGCAGGTTAGAGAAGAAAAGGATCTGGGAGAAAAGCCGGTGATTTCCTCGAGCCAGCAACGAGATCTGGATCCGAGAAAGAAGTCAGGACCCAGGCAGCCACCGGAGCTCGCAGCAGCTTCAACCCCGGGTACCCTGCGGAGGCCGGGCCGCCACACTCCTGCCACTGGAGCGCTGGGCCAATGGGGAGCCTTCGAGAGCCGCAGCCGAGGCCCTCAGCCAATCAGCGCCGAGCCGGCTCCGCGGCCAATGGGAGGAGCTCTCGGAGCTCCGGTCCCCGGAATCAGCCTGAGGCAGTTGGAATTAACTCTCCCGGCCCCGCCACCAGCGCTTGGCCGCCGACTCCGGCTCCGGAAAGGAGGCCTGGGACGCGGAGGTTTTGTCATTGGCAGGAAAGAGACCTGGGATCCCGATCGAACACAGAGGCCGAGCACAGCAGTTCCCTACTGGGGTGCTGGGACCGCCCCTCGGGTGGGCGGACGGCTCCCTTCTTTAACTTCCTACCCCGGTTGTGACCGCGTGGGGTCACCTAAGTTCAGGTTCACGCCATGCTTGGTGCCGGCGCCCGGAGAGCCCGGAAGCCGCGGACCGGCCTGAGCAAGGAGAGGGACACACCTGTGCTGCGGAGCCAGTCTCCTGAGGCTGCACCGGGTGGTGCAGCAGGTTCTAGCTCCAGGGAGGGGCTGGATGTGCCCGCGGCGCGGGCGCAGAGGGTGGGAGGCCTGAAGGATGGAGGAAAGAACTTGGTTAAATCtttaggctttttcttttcttttctttttctttgaaacggagtctggctttgtcgcccaggctagagttcagtggcgcgatctcagctcgctgcaagctccgcctcccaggttcacgccattctcctggctcagactccctagtagctgggactacaggcgcctgccaccacgcccggctaatttttttgtatttttagtagagaccacgTGTTAGACCAGGAtgagtctcgatctcctgacctcgtgatccacccgcctcggcctcccaaagcgttgggattactggcgtgagccaccgcgcgcggccgagatttcatcattgttttaaatCTTGAGTTTATgttgggtacggtggctcacctgtaattccagcacttcgagtggttgaggccaggagttcgcgaC is part of the Chlorocebus sabaeus isolate Y175 chromosome 16, mChlSab1.0.hap1, whole genome shotgun sequence genome and encodes:
- the SLC25A35 gene encoding solute carrier family 25 member 35 isoform X2; translated protein: MDFLMSGLAACGACVFTNPLEVVKTRMQLQGELQAPGTYQRHYRNVFHAFITIGKVDGLAALQKGLAPALLYQFLMNGIRLGTYGLAEAGGYLHTAEGTYSPARSAAAGAMAGIMGAYLGSPIYMVKTHLQAQAASEIAVGHQYKHQIFPPQSWKLALVAAMVSGIAVVLAMAPFDVACTRLYNQPTDAQGKGLMYRGILDALLQTARTEGIFGMYKGIGASYFRLGPHTILSLFFWDQLRSLYYTYTK
- the SLC25A35 gene encoding solute carrier family 25 member 35 isoform X1; translated protein: MDFLMSGLAACGACVFTNPLEVVKTRMQLQGELQAPGTYQRHYRNVFHAFITIGKVDGLAALQKGLAPALLYQFLMNGIRLGTYGLAEAGGYLHTAEGTYSPARSAAAGAMAGIMGAYLGSPIYMVKTHLQAQAASEIAVGHQYKHQGMFQALTEIGQKHGLVGLWRGALGGLPRVIVGSSTQLCTFSSTKDLLSQWEIFPPQSWKLALVAAMVSGIAVVLAMAPFDVACTRLYNQPTDAQGKGLMYRGILDALLQTARTEGIFGMYKGIGASYFRLGPHTILSLFFWDQLRSLYYTYTK